The sequence TCGTAGCCCGTGCCAAGGTTAACAGGGTCAGGGTCATCGTAGAACTGGGTAGCCATTACAATGCCTCGGGCAGCATCGGTGGAATAGAGAAACTCACGGGTTGGGCTACCATCCCCCCAAACCGGGAGATGGCGATCGCCTCGTTGTTTAGCTTCGTGAACCTTACGAATCAAGGCGGGGATCACATGGGAACTGCGGGGGTCAAAGTTATCCTCCGGGCCATACAAATTCACTGGCAATAGATAGATGCCATTAAACCCATACTGCTGACGGTAGGCTTGAAGTTGCACCAACAGAGCCTTTTTAGCAACACCGTAGGGAGCATTGGTTTCTTCTGGATAACCATCCCACAGAGCATCTTCATGAAAGGGCACGGGGGTGAATTTAGGATAGGCACAAATTGTCCCAACACAGACGAACTTCTCGACCCCAGCTTCATAGGCTGCATGGATCAGCTGCGTCCCCATGATCAAATTGTCATAGAACAACTCGGCTGGCTTTTCTCTGTTCAAGCCGATGCCGCCTACATGAGCCGCCAAATGAATGACAATATCCTGATTCTCGACAGCGCGCTGGCAGTTGGCTAACAATCGCAGGTCACAGTCTCGCGATCGTGGCACTGTAATCTTGGCTAGTTCTGCACCTGCTTTACAGAGCTGGTCAATTACCTGACGACCCAGAAAGCCTGCACCACCAGTGACCAAGATACGCTTGTTTGTAAGATCCATAGTTCAGTGTTCAGGGTTTAGGATTCCGGTTTATCAGCACGTGGTATGACTCAGTATCTGAACTGTTCCAGCACGTGAATCATAGGTGGCCAGCATAAACAACCAGCCTATTGAAGCATACCCCCAGTTTCTTGGCGAATTGTCGCTAGTTCTTGAGTTTGGTTACTGCTATTAGCGATCGTAGAGTTGATCCCCACTGCCCGTAAGTCAGCCTCTACCATTAAATGCACCAGCTCTGTAAACGTCACTGATGGCTTCCAGCCGAGTTTTTCTTGAGCCTTTTTGGGGTTACCAATCAACAAATCTACCTCTGCAGGTCGCAAATAGCGTTTGTCAAACTCCACATAATCTCGCCAGTTCAAATTGACACAGCCAAAGGCTATATCTAAAAACTCTTGGACAGAATGAGTTTCACCTGTAGCAACCACATAGTCATCTGGTTCTGGTTGTTGCAGCATCAGCCACATTGCCTGCACATAGTCTTTGGCATAACCCCAGTCACGCTTAGCATCTAAATTTCCCATATATAGCTTCTTTTG comes from Cyanobacteriota bacterium and encodes:
- a CDS encoding GDP-L-fucose synthase yields the protein MDLTNKRILVTGGAGFLGRQVIDQLCKAGAELAKITVPRSRDCDLRLLANCQRAVENQDIVIHLAAHVGGIGLNREKPAELFYDNLIMGTQLIHAAYEAGVEKFVCVGTICAYPKFTPVPFHEDALWDGYPEETNAPYGVAKKALLVQLQAYRQQYGFNGIYLLPVNLYGPEDNFDPRSSHVIPALIRKVHEAKQRGDRHLPVWGDGSPTREFLYSTDAARGIVMATQFYDDPDPVNLGTGYEISIRDLIALICDLMDFKGEIVWETDKPNGQPRRCLDTRRAKERFGFVAEMEFRQGLKNTIAWYQAHAS